From the Colletotrichum lupini chromosome 10, complete sequence genome, one window contains:
- a CDS encoding cellulose-growth-specific protein, with product MKAFIAILTTFVALSELVSAHYRFTSLVVGGVNTGEYVHVRSNTNYNSPVTDVLSKDIVCNAGGLSSGPATQIATVAAGSTVGFAMDQAIYHDGPVIVWLSPAAGSNVTTYDGSGPWAKIWELGAQTGNGQIKFPASNQAGFNFQIPSCTPPGEYLLRIEQIGLHSASAKAGAQFYISCAQIKVTGSGSGTSFSPTVRFPCVNLRVSLRGAYTGDEPGILINIYYPVVSSLVRRPFRAHAGKKNQQLTPYREDLWQSVDPGPSVSAVSTARAACVAGWLAVPLCIACK from the exons ATGAAGGCCTTCATCGCAATCCTTACGACGTTTGTCGCCCTGAGCGAACTCGTCTCTGCCCACT ACCGCTTCACGAGCCTCGTGGTCGGGGGCGTCAACACAGGGGAATACGTCCATGTCAGGAGCAACACAAACTACAACAGCCCCGTCACAGACGTCCTCAGCAAAGACATCGTCTGCAATGCTGGCGGCCTCTCCTCCGGTCCGGCGACGCAGATCGCCACCGTCGCGGCCGGTTCGACC GTCGGTTTCGCAATGGATCAAGCAATCTACCATGACGGGCCTGTCATCGTCTGGCTCTCGCCCGCCGCGGGGTCCAACGTCACGACCTACGACGGCAGCGGTCCCTGGGCAAAGATCTGGGAGCTAGGCGCGCAGACAGGCAACGGGCAGATCAAGTTCCCCGCCTCGAACCAGGCGGGCTTCAACTTTCAAATCCCCTCATGCACAC CCCCGGGAGAGTACCTCCTCCGCATCGAGCAGATTGGACTACACTCCGCCAGTGCCAAGGCCGGAGCCCAGTTCTACATCTCGTGCGCCCAGATCAAGGTGACGGGATCAGGGAGCGGCACTTCGTTCTCGCCTACTGTCAGATTTCC GTGTGTTAATCTCCGCGTATCACTTAGGGGCGCATACACTGGCGACGAGCCCGGTATCTTGATCAACATCTACTACCCTGTGGTGAGTTCTCTCGTGCGCAGACCTTTCCGCGCCCACGCGGGGAAAAAAAA CCAACAACTTACACCGTACCGGGAGGACCTGTGGCAAAGTGTTGATCCAGGCCCTTC GGTTTCCGCGGTTTCCACGGCGCGGGCAGCGTGCGTGGCTGGTTGGCTGGCCGTGCCGCTTTGTATAGCCTGCAAGTGA
- a CDS encoding fungal cellulose binding domain-containing protein, whose product MGTVRLIGGASGSSDPEEQGGKHIPLPGRAEYSQSQRRYYWTDCRLIYNRYREIRNYGGKAPPALEPEASKECGKDVCSQSPSIFSRVTFLVLQSVVVITSYYYRQRFSATMNSAEADVCQIQRRRVLEMWFFASFHLLAGGISDGAWTLTDSLGQHSIWYRLLAIKANRPSRDTPCSGPCTGDPSTAEVIPPLIVAAVASGKLSLRAVSLRPGEGKWQNSQEPVDVVPSSSSSFFRVSSCSEYTLVSSDQTQPNGSDAMKFFTAAAVLSAAVSEVSGHYIFQQLSVGSTKYDVFQHIRKNTNYNSPVTDLASNDLRCNVGGASGAQTTVVNVKPGDAFTFTLDTAVYHQGPISLFLSKAPSHVQDYDGSGKWAKFKDFLPTFSNGQATWPMRQTYEYKIPTCLPNGEYLLRVHQLGIHNPYPAGIPQFYISCAQINVTGSTASASSFAPTLSIPGAFKDTDPGYTVNIYQPGFTSYVAPGGAEWTC is encoded by the exons ATGGGTACAGTTCGCCTTATCGGCGGGGCTAGCGGAAGCTCTGATCCCGAAGAGCAAGGGGGTAAGCATATTCCGCTTCCCGGGCGGGCCG AGTACTCTCAATCTCAAAGAAGATACTACTGGACTGACTGTCGGCTGATATACAATCGATATCGCGAGATACGCAATTATGGCGGTAAAGCT CCGCCGGCACTTGAACCAGAAGCTTCAAAGGAATGCGGGAAAGATGTCTGTTCTCAGTCCCCTTCAATATTTTCTAGAGTCACCTTCCTCGTTCTACAGTCCGTTGTAGTGATCACATCATACTACTATAGGCAACGCTTCTCAGCAACAATGAATTCAGCCGAGGCCGATGTTTGCCAA ATCCAACGCCGCCGTGTGCTCGAGATGTGGTTCTTTGCGAGTTTTCACTTGCTGGCAGGAGGCATCAGTGATGGAGCGTGGACTCTTACAGATAGCCTCG GTCAACATAGCATCTGGTACCGTCTCCTGGCAATCAAAGCAAACCGCCCATCACGCGATACACCATGCTCGGGGCCATGTACCGGAGACCCGTCAACAGCCGAAGTAATCCCACCTCTCATCGTTGCCGC AGTAGCATCAGGGAAGCTGAGCCTCCGAGCCGTCTCACTACGACCTGGCGAAGGAAAATGGCAGAAC AGCCAAGAGCCCGTAGACGTGGTTCCCTCATCATCTTCATCCTTCTTCCGAGTCAGCTCCTGCTCCGAATATACGCTCGTCTCCTCTGACCAGACGCAACCTAACGGATCCGACGCCATGAAGTTcttcaccgccgccgccgtcctcTCGGCAGCCGTATCGGAAGTCTCTGGGCACTACATTTTCCAGCAGCTATCCGTGGGGTCCACAAAGTACGACGTCTTCCAGCACATCCGGAAGAACACCAACTACAACTCCCCCGTTACTG ACCTCGCCTCGAACGATTTGCGATGCAACGTCGGCGGTGCCAGCGGCGCCCAGACTACGGTGGTCAACGTGAAGCCCGGTGACGCCTTCACCTTCACCCTCGACACGGCCGTCTACCACCAGGGTCCCATCTCGCT CTTCCTGTCCAAAGCGCCCTCTCACGTCCAAGACTACGACGGGTCCGGAAAATGGGCCAAGTTCAAAGACTTCCTCCCGACCTTTAGCAACGGCCAGGCAACTTGGCCAATGAGAC AAACCTACGAGTACAAGATCCCGACGTGCCTTCCCAACGGCGAGTACCTCCTGCGCGTCCACCAGCTGGGCATCCACAACCCCTACCCGGCCGGCATCCCGCAGTTCTACATCTCGTGCGCGCAGATCAACGTCACGGGCTCGACCGCCTCCGCGAGCTCGTTTGCGCCGACTCTGAGTATTCCTGGTGCTTTCAAGGATACTGACCCCGGGTATACTGTCAAC ATCTACCAGCCTGGGTTCACGTCGTATGTGGCCCCTGGTGGTGCGGAG TGGACATGCTGA
- a CDS encoding alcohol dehydrogenase GroES-like domain-containing protein has product MASQAAYAAEKAIGHQDDAITAQDVTEYSGNKGDDGELMKALVWQGKNKVEVVTVPKPKILEATDVILKVTGSTLCGSDLHLLHGSVVQMNKGDILGHEFCGVVDQVGSAVTKAQVGKRYVASFQIACGSCERTNSNTMEKSMYGSQTAGMFGYSHFTGGFAGGQAEYVRVPLGDVNLLAIPDNVPDEKALYLSDVLATSYNCVKDTAVYPNDQVAIWGAGPIGQMAGAFALDEGASKVIFVDTEPRLSYIKSKWPAAHADKLALVDYTTLSHGVTNKETVVSRLKELCGGRGPDAALECAAGEYPKGWLHTVEIALGAETDTSEIVNEMIEGVRNFGRAGITGVYVGYTNHFNIGSLMERGVRLIGNGQAPVHLYWEDLLKKIQEGKIDVYQMLSHRIRLDDLDKVYYKFDKHEDGIQKIFVETKFSFPRAEGSPELTTY; this is encoded by the exons ATGGCTTCACAAGCAGCATACGCAGCCGAAAAGGCCATTGGCCACCAAGACGACGCCATCACCGCCCAGGATGTAACCGAATACAGCGGAAACAAAGGTGACGACGGCGAGCTCATGAAGGCACTCGTATGGCAAGGCAAGAACAAGGTCGAAGTTG TCACCGTTCCAAAGCCAAAGATTCTCGAGGCCACCGATGTCATCCTCAAGGTCACCGGCAGCACGCTCTGCGGCAGCGACCTCCATCTCCTCCACGGCTCCGTCGTCCAGATGAACAAGGGCGACATCCTCGGCCATGAGTTCTGCGGTGTCGTCGACCAAGTCGGATCCGCCGTCACCAAAGCACAGGTCGGCAAGCGCTACGTCGCCTCATTCCAAATCGCGTGCGGAAGT TGCGAGCGGACAAACTCCAACACCATGGAGAAGTCCATGTACGGCTCCCAAACGGCCGGCATGTTCGGCTACTCCCACTTCACGGGCGGCTTCGCCGGCGGCCAGGCAGAGTACGTCCGCGTGCCCCTCGGCGACGTCAACCTCCTCGCCATCCCAGACAACGTCCCCGACGAAAAGGCCCTCTACCTCTCCGACGTCCTCGCCACGTCCTACAACTGCGTCAAAGACACAGCCGTCTACCCCAACGACCAAGTCGCCATCTGGGGCGCGGGTCCCATCGGCCAAATGGCAGGCGCCTTCGCCCTCGACGAGGGCGCCTCCAAGGTCATCTTCGTCGACACTGAGCCGCGGCTCTCCTACATCAAGTCCAAGTGGCCCGCCGCGCACGCGGACAAGCTCGCGCTCGTCGACTACACGACGCTCTCGCACGGCGTCACGAATAAGGAGACGGTCGTCTCGCGGCTGAAGGAACTCTGCGGTGGTCGTGGGCCGGATGCCGCGCTCGAGTGCGCGGCGGGAGAGTACCCCAAGGGCTGGCTGCACACGGTGGAGATCGCGCTCGGCGCGGAGACGGACACGAGCGAGATTGTCAACGAGATGATTGAGGGCGTGCGCAACTTTGGCAGGGCGGGCATCACGGGCGTGTATGTCGGGTACACGAACCACTTCAACATCGGGTCGCTGATGGAGCGCGGGGTGCGGCTCATCGGTAATGGGCAGGCGCCTGTTCATTTGTACTGGGAGGATCTGTTGAAGAAGATCCAGGAGGGCAAGATTGATGTGTACCAGATGCTCTCGCACCGCATCCGTCTTGATGACTTGGACAAGGTGTACTACAAGTTTGACAAGCATGAGGATGGGATCCAGAAGATTTTTGTCGAGACAAAGTTCTCGTTCCCTAGGGCGGAGGGATCTCCCGAGTTGACGACGTATTAG
- a CDS encoding fungal specific transcription factor encodes METSSQRRKACDLCFLKKIKCDMLKPACSNCLLYKSECRTTTVRRRVVPTKERQQRPKETTAGDPKRVVELESRLAKIEEQLQRALDANIRLSSQVPSSASAPAPAPVQSAPLTDTIELPLDSAGDSTDSTEFINAFSCSESPSEWVVEPEKPKLPPLEEVTPVIDEFFNRYNSIMPLFDQPTFMRMLSDWYSPSSNHSSAAWAAINIALALGYRCTLKESGNLDALVDDQKVLHHMRNVQSVVSDLVTREEDLLGIQVLVGMVVLFQGTKDPKPASVLIGTAIRLAHRLHLHDKESLQYFSPAVARQRSRVFWLAYCMDKDISLRSKTPSFQLDADIDLPLPELDPDDGAGVMAASNGSKFNFFRARVELSHIAGKVYDLLYSTRSRKVAKSEAQLRVTRLEEMLETWRRNVPAEFQLTSLLEYAEPLPTVHLSLLYHNYFVITVMVHGIYSHDADWVQRISSYGRATIQDLDGIGQGNSRQNSPLPTGWAKCVELSRDCMNLFVESPKTDCSIWSNACAHFSGLIIILSNMFVFPENPNVSADKELAQHAMQLFDMMLRLSANEDFRRLYEVVKELHRRAMATVDKVSRKREEQAAAAAVVEAMDNTLPFGMQFEEDVSFFEGAGMMDFTGAFAGGIMEESPVTADSEAGDTLEAGGFQGDLSRAAATVGHSHY; translated from the exons ATGGAGACTTCATCACAACGCCGCAAGG CCTGCGACTTGTGCTTCCTCAAAAAGATCAAGTGCGACATGCTCAAGCCGGCCTGCTCAAACTGTCTGCTGTATAAGTCTGAGTGCCGCACCACCACAGTCCGCCGGAGAGTAGTACCGACGAAAGAGCGCCAGCAACGGCCAAAAGAAACCACCGCGGGAGA CCCAAAAAGAGTGGTAGAGTTGGAGAGCCGGTTGGCAAAGATAGAAGAACAGCTGCAGCGCGCACTGGATGCGAACATTCGCCTTTCCAGCCAAGTCCCGTCCTCAGCATCAGCACCAGCACCCGCGCCAGTCCAGTCCGCACCGCTTACAGACACCATCGAGTTGCCCCTGGACAGTGCCGGCGACTCAACCGACAGCACCGAGTTCATCAATGCCTTTTCATGCAGCGAAAGTCCGAGCGAGTGGGTGGTGGAGCCGGAGAAGCCAAAGTTGCCGCCGCTGGAGGAAGTCACGCCCGTTATCGACGAGTTCTTCAACCGCTACAACTCCATCATGCCGCTCTTTGACCAGCCGACCTTTATGCGCATGCTCTCTGACTGGTATTCGCCGTCCTCGAATCACTCCTCCGCCGCCTGGGCAGCCATCAACATCGCCCTGGCGTTGGGGTATCGGTGCACGTTGAAGGAGTCGGGCAACCTGGATGCCCTGGTGGACGATCAGAAGGTGCTGCACCACATGCGCAACGTACAGTCTGTCGTGTCCGACTTGGTGACGCGAGAAGAGGACCTGCTAGGGATCCAAGTCCTCGTGGGCATGGTCGTTCTCTTCCAGGGCACGAAAGATCCCAAGCCTGCCTCGGTCCTCATCGGGACGGCTATCCGGCTGGCGCACCGGCTGCACCTCCACGACAAGGAGTCCCTCCAGTACTTTTCGCCCGCGGTCGCCCGGCAGAGGTCGCGGGTCTTTTGGCTCGCCTACTGCATGGACAAGGACATCAGCCTGCGGTCAAAGACGCCTTCGTTCCAGCTGGACGCGGATATCGACCTGCCCCTGCCGGAGCTGGACCCGGACGACGGGGCGGGCGTCATGGCTGCGTCTAACGGCAGCAAGTTCAACTTCTTCCGGGCGAGGGTCGAGCTCAGCCACATCGCGGGGAAGGTATACGATCTGCTCTACAGCACGAGGTCGCGCAAGGTGGCAAAGTCGGAAGCGCAGCTGCGGGTGACGCGTCTGGAGGAGATGCTCGAGACGTGGCGCCGCAACGTGCCGGCCGAGTTCCAGCTCACGTCGCTGCTGGAGTACGCCGAGCCGCTTCCCACGGTGCACCTTTCGCTTCTCTACCACAACTATTTTGTCATCACCGTCATGGTCCACGGCATCTACTCGCACGACGCGGATTGGGTGCAGAGAATCAGCTCGTACGGCCGTGCGACGATACAAGACCTGGATGGTATAGGACAAGGAAACAGCAGGCAGAACTCGCCGTTGCCGACGGGGTGGGCAAAGTGCGTGGAGCTCAGCCGGGACTGCATGAATCTGTTTGTGGAATCGCCAAAGACGGACTGCAGCATCTGGTCCAATGCGTGCGCGCACTTTTCGGGGCTCATCATTATCCTATCCAACATGTTTGTTTTCCCAGAAAACCCCAACGTATCGGCGGACAAGGAGCTCGCGCAACACGCGATGCAGCTTTTTGATATGATGCTGCGTCTCTCTGCAAACGAAGACTTTCGCAGGCTGTACGAGGTAGTCAAGGAGCTGCACCGGCGGGCGATGGCAACGGTGGATAAGGTCTCACGGAAGAGAGAAGAGCAAGCGGCTGCGGCTGCGGTGGTGGAGGCAATGGACAATACGCTGCCGTTTGGGATGCAATTTGAGGAGGATGTGAGTTTCTTTGAGGGCGCAGGCATGATGGACTTCACAGGGGCTTTTGCTGGGGGTATCATGGAGGAGTCACCGGTGACTGCGGATTCCGAGGCAGGAGACACGTTAGAGGCCGGGGGTTTCCAAGGAGACTTGAGTCGTGCTGCCGCGACGGTTGGGCATAGTCATTACTAA